From the genome of Blastocatellia bacterium:
CGCGATTTGAGTTCAGTCGGTATCACGGGCGAAACCAAACGATGCGACGAGCTGATCCCATTTGCCCTGAGCCTTCAAGATAAACTCGATGGCCTCGCGCACGCCGCCATGACCGCCCTCGCGCCGCGTGACCCAGTGGGCGTGAGCTTTCACTTCGGCGACAGCATTGGCCACCGCAATGGCCAGCCCGACACGGCGCATCACAGGCAAATCGGGCAAATCATCGCCAATGTACGCAACGGCCTCATCAGAAATCCCTTCCTCGGCAAGGATCGCTTCATAAGCCAGCAGCTTGTTCTCGGCATTTTGATAGAGGTGATGGGCATGCATTTCCTTGACGCGGCGCTCCAGCGCATGGGATGTCCGCGTGGTAATCACGCCGGTGCGCAACCCAGCTAGCGCAGCCAGTTTCATGCCTTGACCATCGTGCGCATGAAAGAATTTCGTATCTTCCTTGTCAGGCAATAACACAATCCGCCCGTCTGTTAACACGCCATCGCAATCCATCAACAGCAAGCGAATACGTTGGGCTCGTGCTTGAACTGTCACATCTTCAACGGTGGGCTGGTGAGTTTCAAAGCTCATTTTTCCACGAACACAGGAATGTCATAGAGACGCCAACCTGTCGGCTGTTTGCGCAAGGTGAAAATTGCTTTGACGGTTCGTTGCCGCTCGCCGGTTACGACTTGCGCCTGTACGTCGAGCGCGACGCGATGCGCGTCGAGTCGTTGGGCGCGTAGGATTTCACTTTTCCACGACTTAATGAAGGCAACACCAATGGTGAATGCTTTTAGATTGCCTTGTTCAACCAAGCCTCGG
Proteins encoded in this window:
- a CDS encoding HAD hydrolase family protein; protein product: MSFETHQPTVEDVTVQARAQRIRLLLMDCDGVLTDGRIVLLPDKEDTKFFHAHDGQGMKLAALAGLRTGVITTRTSHALERRVKEMHAHHLYQNAENKLLAYEAILAEEGISDEAVAYIGDDLPDLPVMRRVGLAIAVANAVAEVKAHAHWVTRREGGHGGVREAIEFILKAQGKWDQLVASFGFARDTD